The nucleotide sequence AATAAACAACAGAGACGAAAGATTGTGTTTGTGTAGAGGACTAAAAACACTTGGGTAGTTTTCTTCATAATTTTAATTACATACACGCGATaatgtaataaataaaaaataaaaattttctAGTGCTGCACAAATCTATTTTGATTTCCTGTTTTTGTTACGTTTtgcttttaattaatttgttgcCCTAACTTGACCTaacatttagtttttttttaagttccctactctttttttttggtttgccCTATCATAGTGAAAAACAATAGTAAGAACAAAAACCTATTCTGCATAAAatctataaatatattttatatagttGTATATGTGTGGTGTGTATATGTTCAatgttgtgtgtgtgtgtgtagttGTAGTGTTGCTTcagttttttaaattattttttatctgCTTAAACGCTAATCACTAAGATCACCCGAGAGAGATACAAACGCACGCGAACGCGACCGGATTCCGCGATGAATCCGGATTAAGGTACAACGAAATCACGATTTTCCATTTTAGTTTAGTTTCAGTTTTAGCTATTGCTTCACTTCGATTTAGTTAGACCGTATTATAGTTATCAAGTATTGCGATTATTATTTGGGACTCGGGGGCGAAAGTCCCTTATTGTTAGTTTTTAAGTTTGTTGAGTTTAACGCGACGCGAACGAACGACCCGAAGTTACTTTATTATCACACGTTCCCCCATTTTTGAAAcgaaataaaaacacaaacgTAAACACGGTTTGCATAATTACATAATACTATTACTTAGATTTACTTGGTTATCTTCCTGCTTCATAATCTTCCATTTATTTGTGTTTGACTGAGTTTTGGTTTTCCctagttttatttttcttttttgtttttagttgTTCCGCGACAATTTCAAAGACTTTTGTTTCCATTTAGTAGTACACTTTACACCTAATCGTATAATTGTAAAAAATTTGTTCTGTACAAACATCATAAATTATGAAGGTTACGCAAAACACGAGCCTATACAAATTATACCAAAgtttgaagaaaataataatagttaaTTAATTACACTTGTCcctatacaaaaaaaattatataataatactttAAAAAGTGATCAGTCAATGGTTGCTTTTGTATTCAGTTAAAGGATcgcacaaaaataaataagataCTCAACAAAATCCTAATCtcaatttcatattttttcccTATTTGCTTTTCGCTCTCACAATGCGTAAAAAAACACCTAATTTTGTATAGCATATGAATATCATGTAGTGTATAAGTAAATTTGTATCAGTAACAGTTGCAATATTATCGTTATCCTTGTATtattttctttcatttttcaattttcattACCCGACGAGATACCACGAACGACGATTACGATTATTAACGAACGAGCGACGAAAATACGCGAACGCGAAACCGTAAGAACCCGAAACGCGacgatttttctttcttttgaATATTATTTAAGTGCTGAAAGTGTTGGATTCTCCTGTGAAATTCAAATCGGCTGTTGATGAATGCTTTCTATGGTTTTTGAACGGAGTTGAACATCAGTCTTTGTTTGATTTGTAACATTTTCCTCAGCTGAAGCTTATCGTTTGCATGCGCAATTGAATCCATTTTTCCATTTCTGATCCTAGGATTTCACAACAGACCCAACACTTTCATCTTTCAACGATTTAGTTAAGTTAGTTAATAATTACCGCGACACGAACCCGCAATATCATTAGTTTCGACGATTTTCCGTTTAGTTTTTTTCTATTACCTATGAGAGACACCCGTGTGTTCTCCATATTGAACTCTATTTTCGGTTTGGGCTTGGGGGTGAGTGTATTGGAGGGTTGGGCATGTCTACTATAGCACTGACTCCGGTTAAGTACGGCCGGAACACATAATTTTCCTGTAGTTCCTATTGAGTTTTTTGCACGATAAAGGCATTTTATATGCACTAAGCGGACAGACGAATGCCTAGAGAGGTTCTACAGATCTAAGATCCTCTAGTTTGACTTCGAATATAAATGTGATTCTTCTCTATTAGATTTATCGATATATGTATGTGGTTATAAATCTGGTATGCAGTTGCTTTTATGTGAATTTGCTGTTTTTTTCGACTTCTATAAGCATAGATTTCAATGGTAACGTATCATTCGAACTGCATCGAATCTGATAACTTAGGGAGGCTAAAGATTAAGACGACACGCTTACTACGCATACTTGTACATAATTGTCTAGTTAAGATGTTGCTGCTTGGCTCACTAGTGGGTGCAGGTGGGTGTATTATAGCCTGGCTGGCCTTAGATGTTGTACATTGTGGCCAGGCGCTCGGCCAGGGTTGGCGGGAATTGCTCCACAAATCGACGCCAGTTTTCCTCACCCACTTGGGTCTTGAAGCCGTGGAGAATCTGAAAGAATACATGTTTAAAATAACGAAAAACGAATTCTAATGGAGTCACTAACCTTTTGGATCATCTGGTGCAGATCCTGTGGGGGATTAACCCAGGATGCGATGGCATCGCAGAAGAATATGAAGTCGGGCACCACGCCAGCTGGATTTACCGTGATCATATGACACATTCCACGGAAGGCCGAGTCCTTTTCATCATTATCTCGTATGTGCCGCAGTGATGTGCACCTGCATTATTTTATAGAGAGCGTTTAGATGGCGTTTTAACGGACAGTAAATCAAATAAGCAGGCTTTGGCAAACACGAAAGTTTTAAGGCAAATTTGAAACTCCAGTTAAATGTTGTTGAAAAAATGTTCAAGTAATGAGTGTTTAATTGTTAGAGATAAAAGGATTGGATGGGTATAATTATACGTTTCAGTGTTAAAGCGCAATTTGAGTTATGGCACGGGAAGGATAGATAAGAGAATAGAAAGAAAGAATAAGCTAGTTAAATAGAAAAACGTGTTACACACCACTGTCGTACAAATTCGGGCAAATAAGGAGCCACTTCAACTGGGCACACATAACCTAGACGACCGATTGTTATTGCTAAAAGAACAGAAGAAATAAGTATAAATAAATCAACTGAATAAATCAATATCACACGTAGTTTGCTTTGATTGATTGCTAAACTCGAATTGAATATCAATTGCGATTCTCGTCTATCTATATCTATGCATGTTGTATGGGAATGAGGTTCGATTTCGTTTCGTTGCTGCTCGTGCAACAAGTAACACAAATTAAAACAGAAACAAGGTTCCAGACATCCACATACGCACATACATACAGAATCATATATATACAAACAAATCGCATATAAATTCTTAGACAGCTTAGACAGAAATTCGAAAGACTTGGGTCAGCCCAAACGGCTCACCTGTATTCTCCAGCAGAGTCTTGGGCGTGTTCGGGCGGTTGATAATGATAAATAGGTCGCTGAGTACAAGGCGTATGTACTGCTTGGTCTCCTCGCCTACGAagcaaaatataaaattagtATTTTATGTTACACCTTAAAAAGATATCCATACTTACCCAGTTTCATGCAAATCTCGCCAATGGCCCATGTGGCATTGTTGCACACCGAAATAAAGTCGGGGTTGAGGTTTTGCCCCAAGATCGGGAAGAACTCGGCCATGAAGGGATGCACATGGGGGAAACAGGCCTTAGTCAGATCACCAAGCAGGGCAAACGAAGATTGACGCAcctaaaaaatgatattttatttGTGATGTGTCGTTCTAACAGCTTTCTTTCAAGAAGACGTACCTCCGGCAAAACGTCCTGCATGCACTGGTAGAGCAGATGCATGATGTTGCTGTTGGCCACCAGTGTCTCGATGTGGCGATCCAAGCCCTCGGCTAAACCAGACAACAGATCTAGGGCAACTATCATGCGCTCTTTGTCGGGATGATCAAACGTTTGGTTTTGTTTGCACAACTTGAGAAGATTTAAATTGATTAAAACATGTTACATAAGAGTATCTTTTTTACTTACCATTTCCTGGTTGATGGTCTGCTCAATAAGGGAGATACATCTCCTATAGACCGGGTCGCAGTAGGGCAAGAAACCGGACTGCAAGGCAGTGGCGATGCTCGATAGGCACTCCAGCAAAGGGAATAGGTCTTTGTCGTCGTCCTTAAGCAGATTCCACTTGTCGATTAGCGGCGGCATTAGGATGTCAATAAACTGCGGCTTGTTTAGATGGTGACCCACGGAATCAGCCAAAGTACCGACGGCATCATACAGGATCAGCAGATTCTTGTGCTGATACTTGGAGAAGGCGAAGACGAGTGTCTTCAGAATGTACTCCAAGTAGGGCACCAGTTCTGTGCAGGCCTCCTCTTCCAACGTTGCAAAAGCAGAACATGCAGCCTCTTGGACCCGCTTATTTGAGTCCAGTATACGCTTCAGCAGCTCCTCCATCAGCGGCTTCAAATATTGGTCGTGCGGTTGGTTGACTACCCAATTTGCGTACCTTGATAGCGTCCAGCATGTGATGGATCGCACCAGCGCCTTCTTGTCCGACAAACAGCTTATCAGGTATGGAATCAGCTCTGGCAAGTGCTGAATCATGCCCTGCATGCAACCCTCGGCTATGGCTCCCAGGGCCAGCACACCGCTCTCCTTGATCACCCACTCTTGGTGGAACAGGGTTTCCTTTAAAATGGGCAACACAACGGGCAAACAGTCCTCACGGAACACATTAGCTAGCACATCGAGGGCGGCAGCGCTGCACTTGCGCAAATTCCATTCTGATAGCGAACTATCGTCGTCCAATCCATCGTCAAACTCGTCGTCATCATCCTCGCCTGTAGCTCCTGCTCCCGCCTCTTGAGTACTCTTGATCGTATGCGCGCGGGACTTGTGGAATCGTGGGCGTATGTCCTCCTCGCGATCGGGCACCATATCATCCTCTTCGACATTACCTTTCAGTAAAATTATGTCGACCTCTGAGTAACGCATGCCACGTACAAGAACTGGAGCCAACTGGGATAAGAAAGGAGCAAGCACATCCTTGCAGATGCTTTGCTCCGCCAGCGACAGCCAGAACTCTGAGGCCTCCAGAGCCACACCCTCGTCGGAGTCTTGGGTGCGCAGCAACATGTACTAAAATAAGTTAGGTAATGTATATTAactaaatataatatttattttgattattttcCCCGAGATTTCTCACCTCAATGATCTGCGACATGTGCGGCATAAGGCGGTCCATGCGCACCTCCAGTAGCATGACCAATCCGTGGCAGACGTTCTTGCGCACCTCGTGGTCCTCATCCGAGGACAGGTGGAAAAGGTTCTCAATGAACGTGTCTATGTTTAGCATAAGGGCCTGTGATCGGTTTATTATAAATTGGTTGATGCAGGCAATGGCGTGGGAGCGGATTTTTGGACTACTGTGCTTGAAGTACTGCAGGAACTTTGGGATCATAACGTTAAGCGGCCTGTTAAGCGCCGCTGAGTCCAGAATCTCAGCAGAGTCCTCGCAGATCTTCTGCAACGCACTGAAGGCTCCTTCGCAGACGTTGTAGTCCTGGGCGTCGAGCATATCGCAGAGTGAGGGCAGAAGCTGCGGCCAGTTGTGCAGGCCTCCATTACTGGCGATGGTGGTGATCAGGATGCCCACGGTGGCTCGGATCAGGGGCGAGGAATCGCCCACAGCCTGTAGGCACTCGTGTTTGATGTACTCCACGATCTCCGGCTGCAGATTGCTGCCGTGCATGCGGATGTTGTTCTTGAGGATCAGGCCGCTGAGCGAGCGCGTGGGCTCGTCCTCTGTCTTCAGTTTGGTCAGCACATAGATAAGATAGTTGTTGAAGTCTGGGTAGCGATTGAACTCCTCCAGTTTCTGTAGAGCAGGGTAAGGAAAATGTGGGTTGGCTTGCGAAGAGGTTGGGTCCTCACTACTCACCATCTGTACGGCCATCTGGGTGGCTGTGTCCGGTGACTGCGACTCTTTGAGGATCGCTATGATCTGCTGCAGACCTTCTCCCTGTGGTTCCCACgtcatgttgctgctgcaagGGCAAATCGACTGGGCTTTAGTTTTGAATAGTGAATTAGGAACTTGGAATTAGGGTTAATGCCCTCGCAAGGGGTAGCAACTGggggagaaagagagagagcgagagaggcACTCTGTTCGAGGCCACTCACGCACACCAGCGCATTCTGCACACACCCGCGCGCGGACATCTGCTGTTGTGAAATATATGTACGTGTTCCGTGCGATTTTCCCCTGGCACATTATGGGTTTACGGCGGACGGAGCCAGATGAAAGCCCTTCCCCGCGAGAAACATGCGATTTCCTGCCCAGAACCCCAGATAGAAGGAAAAACCCCGAAGAGAACCCGCCTACCTCCGCCATATTCTGTAAGGCACAGTCAAGCCTAGGAAAAATGCGTTTCCGCCGAATATCTGGCATTACCCGCCAATCCCGTACTCACCTTTGGGGGTTTTCTGTGCTTTAAAACTAGTTAGGTTGGAATTATCTTAAGTTTTTCTGCGAATTTTCTCTTTTTTCGCCTTTTCTTCGCACAATTAGCAGAATAGCGTAGTGTGACCGTGCAAGAGCGAGGGAGTATGCTATTCGGCTGCTAGAGATGGGGGCATGCTATGGCGGagttattattaatattaactcAAAACTTTCTCgaagtttaatttatttttaatattaaatatgaggataatataaaacaaaattattagAAGCACAAAATGTGCACttacaatattttaataaaagaaTTCGAAAAGAAAAACTTTATAATTAACGTTTTTATTAGTGTacgttttaaaatatattttttaaaacttaaaagagaatatttattatatcctcataatttttgtatatattttaaggcgCATTTTTATGTTCCTCGTGCTCTGATATATCAACTTGTACTTGTTCATCTCTAGATGCTCCCACGGAAATGCAGCCCTACTCGAGTGCTGCCACACTCTCCCACTACTACTTTAGAGTGCCCGCATTCGCCACCCTGGTCAATTTTGTTTGGGTTTGAGGCCAGACAGAGGAgtcattaattttaaacaaaggACCACGCTTCAGGACATTCATCCCGTGTCGGACAAAGCCGCTTCTCGCTTTCCCTACGACCGAGTGAAAGTTTCTCGCCTTGTCGCTGTTTAACATCCGAAGCGACCGGACATGAACAAGCGCAACCATGTGAGAAGAAAACCTAGACTGCAACTCCATAGACAAAGTAAATGGATTGTGGGGAGAAACTTACGCATTTCTTTTGCAGATCCGCCTGCCGCCAGAGGTAAATCGGCTGCTGTACGTGCGCAACCTGCCGTACAAAATCACCTCCGACGAGATGTACGACATTTTCGGCAAATTCGGGGCCATCCGACAGATACGCGTGTAAGTTAGAAAATGTCTGTTTCTTACGCCGGAATCCTCTCAAGAAATCCTCTCCGTTTCCCTCACAGGGGCAACACTCCGGAAACGCGTGGCACCGCCTTTGTCGTCTACGAGGACATCTTCGATGCCAAGAACGCCTGCGACCATTTATCCGGATTCAATGTGTGCAATCGCTATCTGGTGGTGCTCTACTACCAATCCAACAAGGCCTTCAAGCGCGTGGACATGGACAAGAAGCAGGAGGAGCTGAACAACATCAAGGCCAAGTACAATCTGAAGACGCCGGAGGCTCCTTAGAAAAACCACGCGGTGCGGCAGGCGGGGATGGGGATGAGCCCCACCAGATGACGCCCCATTTCCACCAACCATTTTCCATTGTTTAGGGAACTTCTCGCTCTACTTATATGTATACCAAATTTTTGCTATCTACTTGTAGATTTTTTTGATCGCATTTTGTATCATTTGAATCTAATCATTATCATCCATCCATCACTCCATCTATCATATGAACGGACGGATTTCGCGAAAGGCAGCCATTTGCCTCCCAGATCCGTCTGTTTGCAATCATTTGACGACATTAAGACACTCTCTCATCAAATAACAAGcaagtaaaagtaaaaatacaaaaaaattgaaaaactaGAAGAGGTTGTTTAATGATTTTGGATTGGTTACTCGGGGGATTTTAAGATTGCTTTATTCATGGTATTAAAACTATTATTTTTTGCTTAAATTACACCCAAAAACATTTCAGGTTTACACATGCTGCTTCGTCTTTAGGCAGATTCATTTAAGTAAATTAAAGAAGATTATTTTCTTACTTAGAACTAGGGTAACAATTAAGTCATAGTTAAATATTAACCAACAATTAAAACTCCCACTCATTTGGGGAGTCTTGAAGCCTTATGGAAACCTTAAACTTATTTCCGATCAAGATTCCTCCTGGGATTCAGTATTAGTCTGGCCAGCTGCCGCTGCTTGATACTGTTCGTAGGTGTTCTGCTGCCTCTCCAGTGCCCGTTGGTTCTCCAAATCCTTGAGCTCCTCCTTGGCGGCCTCGGCAATTTCCTGCCGGAGCGCCTCCACTTTCCGTCTTCGCTCACTTTTCTGCATCGCCTTCTGGCGAGCTCTTTCGCTAATTTCCTTAGGTGGTCTTGGAGGCTTTGGGGGTTTTTCGTCATGGACCTTCTGGTGACGGATGAGAGCTGCTTCCTGGCGGAAATGTGTGCCGCAAACCTTGCACTCGTACGGCTTTTCGCCAGTGTGTATCCACTCGTGTTGCTTCAGAGATTGGGAATTGGCGAAGCGACGTGAGCAGAAGCGGCACTCAAAGTCCTTCACCTTCTCGTGGACGCTTTTGTAGTGGCGCTTCATGTTGCCCAGGTTATTGAATCCCTGACTGCAGCCGGGACACAGGTGCATGCCCTCCTTCTGGACAAACTTCGTGCGGGCTGGCACTTCGCTGGGCGGCATCTGAACGGTGGGAATGGGATTCACCACGGTTCCCGCCAGTTGGGACAGGTCAACTCGCTCAACGCGGCGAGGATCCCTCGGTATGGTGGCCACGGATTCGGCACACACCTTTAGCAGCTGATCCGCGTCCACTTGGGCGTCTAAGGCCTCACCATCACCTTGCCTTTGCCTATATGTTTCCAAAGCCCTCTCCACGCTCTTTTCGTGGATTTTTAGGTGTTTTGTAAGGCTTTCCGTGTACAGGAACTTCTTTCCACAAACCTTCAAAGTAAAAAAGATTTAGACAAAAAGGATATTAAAGTAAAATTCTACTCCTAACCTTGCACTCGCATCGCTTTTCCCCGGTGTGCGTCATCTCGTGGATCTTGCAGGCGTGGGATTTCCCAAAGGTCTTCCCGCAGTACTGGCAAGCAAAGTTCCTGATTTTCTCGTGCACAATCTTCACGTGGCTATCCAGAGCCCGCTTCGTGTGGGTGGCGTGATCGCAGATGTGGCATTTGAACTGCTTCTCCTGGGTGTGGGTTAGAAGGTGCTTGCTCCACTCCTGCCGAGTGGTCTTCCCCACTCCGCAGTACGGACACACGTAGTTCTTAATGCCGGCATGCCGGAGAAGATGATTCTTCAGGGCACTGTTGATGTGGAAGCCCTTGCCGCATATGTTGCAGGGATAGGGAAGCTCCTCGCCGGTGTGCTTATACATGTGCTTCTTGAGAGCCACCGGACATCGGAAGACCGCGCCGCACTCACCGCAAGGCTGCTCCACCCGCGGAGCACTGACCCTCGCCTGATTGTGAACTTTCTTCAGATGAATGGTCAGCAGACGGAGGCGGGGAAACACTAATCTACAGCCCTCTACGGTGCAGGGTATCTCATCCGCCTTCTTTGTATGCGCATAGTCCACGTGGAGACGCAGTGCACCGGCTGTGGTGAAGCCCTTGCGGCAGCTGTCCTCCTCGCATTGAAAAGGCAGCAGGTCATTGTGGTGCTTCATGTGCTCCTCAAACTTCGAAGGCTTCTTGAACTTCTGCTGGCAGATGGGACAGGATATCAGGCGTTGAAGGCGACGCTCGTCGCTGGGAATCTTCCGCCGCCTGGCCAAGGGTTGTTCATCATCGCTGGAGAACGTTTCCTCCGGCTTCTTGTTTAACTCCTCGTCCTCCTCTTCACTGGATGAATCCTCTTGGTCATGTTCCTCCGGTTCCCTGTCCACGGTGTTTAGCATCTTAAAGACTTCCTCCTCGTTCTCGATCAGCTCCATCTTGTGATTTAGCAGGGGATCAAAGCTGGCCTGCTCCTCTTGCCTTCCCATTGGCTCGGAATCCCCCGCCACGGGCTCAAAGTCACCCATTGGCGTAATCCTATTGCTGGCCACCATTTCCTTGAAGCGCTTTATGGATCCCACACACAATTCCCGGAAATCATGCAGTTCGTTCAGCTTGGTAAAACACTGGGCGCACAACTTCTTAGGGAAGCCGTCGCTCTGATCCGCCTCCAAAGAAGTGAGTGAAACCAGTTTCCTGACCAGATCTGGGACCAGGAACAGATCATGTTTAACACCCTGCTCCAGGTGGATAAGGCAGATGCGGCACAGCGAGTGGACGGAGTACTGGAGCTCCCTGGTGCCCATTTCTCCCGATTCTCGGGGAGATTCCGAACCGAGTTTCAAAACAAATTTGTTGCAGTGTGCCTGCCAGTGTGACCGTCGCGCTCTGTTCTTAACCCAATTCGGTGCGGAGGGCGCGAATTCGTCCAAtatgatattattaaaaaggaAAGCCAGGAAATTGCCttggaaattaaatatttatgaacaACCGATTTTTATTTCAAAGCGGTAAGTTAAGACTGcaaacatatatatttcaaaGGAAGATACAAAACATATGCTTTaggtttaaaattaaataaatgaataaagtGCTCTACACACCAGTTTACAATAATTTTAAGCTGTAAAATGAAATATGTATAAGTAAATTAATATtaacaaacaatttttattaacGATCTACTCCACAAATCATGCAACTAAAGTAAACCtaaatctataaaaattttatactATTTGTAACTATTTATTTGAGAAATTGCTCCCGTAGCCATAGTACTGCTCCTATATATGTAGTAGTATTTTCAAACCTTTTATTTTCTCAATAATTACGATACAAATCTGATAAGAATTTTTAGTTAATAAATTGTGAAGGCCCATCGAGGGTTAATCCAATACGTAGTCGTTGTCCAGCCCTGGAATACGCTGCGAGTTGGCTCTTCGGCGAGTAACTCGCTGGCAGACGTACCTGCTTATTGCCCACTCGCCCGATTGCCAGTCGACGAGTATACAATTTTTTCTGTgtcaatattattttattgcttACTGCCCGGAGAGAGACGCAAAAAACTGTAGAAAACCGCCCCGATCCGCAGTGCCGATTGCGAGTGAAAGCAAGATGAACGAGGGCAGGCAGTACTCGATCCACAGCCTGTGCAGGATCTGTCTGAACCACCTGCAGAACGACGCCGCCTACGATTTGTATCTGGTGCCAGGACTCTCCAAGAAGCTCTGCTTCTGCACATCCCTGTCCGTGGAGCAGAACGACGGCTTCCCGAAGAACCTGTGCACCCTGTGCTACACCAAGCTGAACGAGCTGCACGACTTCCAGAGGCAGTGCGTCGATTCCGTGCAGAAGTTCCAGGATCTGGTGGCCAGCAATGTCTTCGCCTGCCAGAGCAACTTCGACGTCCTGGATCCCAATGTCGCCGTGCAGGATTACCAGGGCGAGGATGAGGACCACGTCAACTATGATCCCCTGCTGAACCACAAGATGGAGCTGATCGAGAACGAGGAGGATGTCTTCAAGATGCTGGAGCACGTCGACAAGGAGGCCGAGGAGGTGGAGAACGGGGCCAAGGTGGAGGAGGATGACAAGGGCAACGTGTCCATCAAGATGTTCGACGACGACTCCTCCATCGAAAGCGGCAACGACAACGACCACGACCTGGACTTCGAGCCGAACAGCAGCGATGATGACATTCCGCTGGCCCAGCGCATGCGGGGACCAGCTACCGGATCCGGATACCAGCCATCCCGCTCGTCCAGCCAAAACAAACCCAAACCGAAGCCCAGGGGGCGACCCAAGAAGAT is from Drosophila suzukii chromosome 3, CBGP_Dsuzu_IsoJpt1.0, whole genome shotgun sequence and encodes:
- the Sf3b6 gene encoding splicing factor 3B subunit 6, which encodes MNKRNHIRLPPEVNRLLYVRNLPYKITSDEMYDIFGKFGAIRQIRVGNTPETRGTAFVVYEDIFDAKNACDHLSGFNVCNRYLVVLYYQSNKAFKRVDMDKKQEELNNIKAKYNLKTPEAP
- the LOC108013237 gene encoding transportin-1, translating into MTWEPQGEGLQQIIAILKESQSPDTATQMAVQMKLEEFNRYPDFNNYLIYVLTKLKTEDEPTRSLSGLILKNNIRMHGSNLQPEIVEYIKHECLQAVGDSSPLIRATVGILITTIASNGGLHNWPQLLPSLCDMLDAQDYNVCEGAFSALQKICEDSAEILDSAALNRPLNVMIPKFLQYFKHSSPKIRSHAIACINQFIINRSQALMLNIDTFIENLFHLSSDEDHEVRKNVCHGLVMLLEVRMDRLMPHMSQIIEYMLLRTQDSDEGVALEASEFWLSLAEQSICKDVLAPFLSQLAPVLVRGMRYSEVDIILLKGNVEEDDMVPDREEDIRPRFHKSRAHTIKSTQEAGAGATGEDDDDEFDDGLDDDSSLSEWNLRKCSAAALDVLANVFREDCLPVVLPILKETLFHQEWVIKESGVLALGAIAEGCMQGMIQHLPELIPYLISCLSDKKALVRSITCWTLSRYANWVVNQPHDQYLKPLMEELLKRILDSNKRVQEAACSAFATLEEEACTELVPYLEYILKTLVFAFSKYQHKNLLILYDAVGTLADSVGHHLNKPQFIDILMPPLIDKWNLLKDDDKDLFPLLECLSSIATALQSGFLPYCDPVYRRCISLIEQTINQEMLCKQNQTFDHPDKERMIVALDLLSGLAEGLDRHIETLVANSNIMHLLYQCMQDVLPEVRQSSFALLGDLTKACFPHVHPFMAEFFPILGQNLNPDFISVCNNATWAIGEICMKLGEETKQYIRLVLSDLFIIINRPNTPKTLLENTAITIGRLGYVCPVEVAPYLPEFVRQWCTSLRHIRDNDEKDSAFRGMCHMITVNPAGVVPDFIFFCDAIASWVNPPQDLHQMIQKILHGFKTQVGEENWRRFVEQFPPTLAERLATMYNI
- the LOC108012428 gene encoding zinc finger protein 490 encodes the protein MGTRELQYSVHSLCRICLIHLEQGVKHDLFLVPDLVRKLVSLTSLEADQSDGFPKKLCAQCFTKLNELHDFRELCVGSIKRFKEMVASNRITPMGDFEPVAGDSEPMGRQEEQASFDPLLNHKMELIENEEEVFKMLNTVDREPEEHDQEDSSSEEEDEELNKKPEETFSSDDEQPLARRRKIPSDERRLQRLISCPICQQKFKKPSKFEEHMKHHNDLLPFQCEEDSCRKGFTTAGALRLHVDYAHTKKADEIPCTVEGCRLVFPRLRLLTIHLKKVHNQARVSAPRVEQPCGECGAVFRCPVALKKHMYKHTGEELPYPCNICGKGFHINSALKNHLLRHAGIKNYVCPYCGVGKTTRQEWSKHLLTHTQEKQFKCHICDHATHTKRALDSHVKIVHEKIRNFACQYCGKTFGKSHACKIHEMTHTGEKRCECKVCGKKFLYTESLTKHLKIHEKSVERALETYRQRQGDGEALDAQVDADQLLKVCAESVATIPRDPRRVERVDLSQLAGTVVNPIPTVQMPPSEVPARTKFVQKEGMHLCPGCSQGFNNLGNMKRHYKSVHEKVKDFECRFCSRRFANSQSLKQHEWIHTGEKPYECKVCGTHFRQEAALIRHQKVHDEKPPKPPRPPKEISERARQKAMQKSERRRKVEALRQEIAEAAKEELKDLENQRALERQQNTYEQYQAAAAGQTNTESQEES